A genomic window from Sphingobacterium sp. BN32 includes:
- the dapB gene encoding 4-hydroxy-tetrahydrodipicolinate reductase, with the protein MKIVLLGYGKMGQLIERFAMKRGHEVVLIVDESNRDSIEIEDLQDADLAIDFSTPHAALENISLCFEANLPLVVGTTGWYDHLDEVRETCIEADQALLYGSNFSIGVNIFFHINKMLAKAINPYKQYDVQVEEIHHIHKLDAPSGTAITIAEGILDNNDAKKTWVNSVEGSGEEVIPKPDELLIESLRIEEVPGTHTVLYSSEVDQIEFKHTAHSREGFALGAVIAAEWLLGKKGFFQVTEMFDFNN; encoded by the coding sequence ATGAAAATTGTTTTATTGGGATACGGCAAAATGGGACAGTTGATTGAGCGCTTTGCTATGAAACGCGGTCATGAAGTTGTTCTTATCGTCGATGAAAGCAATAGGGATAGCATAGAAATCGAAGACTTGCAGGATGCAGATCTAGCAATCGATTTCAGCACTCCGCATGCAGCATTAGAAAATATCAGTCTTTGTTTTGAGGCAAACTTACCCTTGGTGGTGGGAACTACCGGTTGGTATGACCATTTAGACGAAGTTCGTGAAACTTGTATTGAAGCAGATCAGGCTTTATTGTATGGCTCCAACTTTAGTATAGGTGTCAATATATTCTTTCATATCAACAAGATGCTTGCGAAAGCGATAAATCCCTATAAACAATATGACGTACAGGTCGAGGAGATTCATCATATCCATAAATTGGACGCTCCAAGTGGTACTGCGATTACGATTGCAGAGGGAATTCTAGATAATAATGACGCGAAGAAGACTTGGGTAAATTCTGTAGAAGGATCAGGAGAAGAGGTTATTCCGAAACCTGATGAACTATTAATTGAGAGCTTACGCATCGAGGAAGTTCCTGGTACACATACGGTATTGTACAGCTCAGAGGTTGATCAGATAGAATTTAAGCATACAGCACACAGCCGCGAAGGCTTTGCATTGGGCGCGGTTATTGCAGCCGAATGGCTTTTAGGTAAGAAGGGGTTCTTTCAGGTAACTGAAATGTTTGATTTTAATAATTAG
- the lepB gene encoding signal peptidase I, translated as MWYIIFAIATIGALYGLWLLYRKAGKQGWEAVVPIYGQYVMAQLVGRPTWWIIWLFVPIVNIFIFYDLYLNFIKAFGKRRFWENAAAVLVPFIVLPMWGKDPNVKYLGLSTTDEFKQKYPYKKSTAREWADAIIFATVAASLIRGFLIEAYMIPTGSMERSLLVGDFLFVSKLNYGPRVPMTPLAFPFAHHTMPITGGKAYSELIKVPYKRLPGFQDIKRYDVVVFNFPEEIERPIDKRENYIKRCVGLPGDVVSMERARLFVNGEPAFTDPDFQTNYIVETEPNGLNMQRLLDMRIEVDQVNTEPGIGFYVLHMTKEEADQVKSWESVKSFREQIFEPQDASPGASAFPHYKGGVVWNYDNFGPIHVPAKGWTVKLDSLTVPLYERAIQIYEGNTFEKRGDGYYINNVKADSYTFKMNYYWMMGDNRHNSLDSRGWGFVPEDHIVGKALFTWMSWDKDGTFLSKIRWNRIFKGIE; from the coding sequence ATGTGGTATATCATTTTTGCCATAGCAACAATCGGCGCACTTTATGGGCTATGGTTGTTATATAGAAAAGCTGGAAAGCAGGGTTGGGAAGCTGTAGTTCCTATTTACGGACAATATGTGATGGCGCAGCTAGTTGGTCGTCCAACATGGTGGATCATTTGGCTGTTTGTGCCTATTGTCAATATTTTCATCTTTTACGATCTATACTTGAACTTCATCAAGGCATTTGGAAAGCGTCGCTTTTGGGAAAATGCCGCAGCGGTGTTAGTTCCGTTTATCGTATTGCCGATGTGGGGAAAGGATCCTAATGTCAAGTACTTAGGGCTTTCTACTACCGACGAGTTCAAGCAAAAATATCCCTATAAGAAATCTACTGCGCGTGAGTGGGCTGATGCCATCATATTCGCTACTGTAGCAGCTTCCTTGATTCGCGGCTTTTTAATTGAGGCCTATATGATTCCGACTGGCTCCATGGAGCGTAGTTTACTCGTTGGGGATTTCCTGTTCGTAAGTAAATTAAACTATGGACCTCGTGTTCCGATGACGCCATTGGCATTTCCATTTGCACACCATACCATGCCGATTACTGGCGGTAAAGCCTATTCAGAACTCATTAAGGTGCCGTATAAGCGACTCCCAGGATTCCAGGATATCAAACGCTATGACGTGGTGGTATTCAACTTTCCAGAGGAGATTGAAAGACCGATCGACAAGCGCGAGAATTACATCAAACGCTGTGTGGGATTACCGGGCGATGTTGTATCAATGGAGCGTGCTAGACTTTTCGTCAATGGCGAACCTGCATTTACGGATCCGGACTTCCAAACAAACTATATCGTAGAAACTGAACCAAATGGCTTAAATATGCAGCGTCTTTTAGATATGCGTATCGAAGTAGATCAAGTGAACACAGAGCCCGGAATTGGATTTTATGTACTCCACATGACGAAAGAAGAAGCTGATCAAGTGAAGTCTTGGGAAAGTGTTAAAAGCTTTCGAGAGCAAATCTTCGAGCCGCAAGATGCAAGCCCTGGTGCTTCTGCATTCCCGCATTATAAAGGCGGTGTAGTTTGGAATTATGACAACTTCGGACCTATCCATGTTCCTGCAAAGGGATGGACCGTTAAATTAGATAGCCTGACTGTGCCGTTATACGAAAGAGCGATTCAGATTTACGAAGGCAATACCTTTGAAAAACGTGGCGACGGTTATTATATTAACAATGTCAAAGCAGATTCGTATACCTTCAAGATGAACTACTATTGGATGATGGGTGATAACAGACATAACTCATTAGACTCTAGAGGATGGGGCTTCGTGCCGGAAGATCACATCGTAGGTAAAGCATTATTTACCTGGATGAGCTGGGATAAAGATGGAACCTTCCTGTCCAAGATCAGATGGAATAGAATATTTAAAGGTATTGAATAA
- the cdaA gene encoding diadenylate cyclase CdaA, giving the protein MDGLDFNLLSGFRLLDFIDIILVAIIIYYVYSLIKGTIAVNILIGVGLFYGIYLVVKQMEMRLLTEIFGGFISVGSIALIVVFQQEIRRFLLHIGKNISLRRKKFFWSVFGTKKTTHADNTEFIKPIVEACQNMSKSKTGALLVFSRYFDEEYYQTSGTIIDAPVSKRLLESIFFKNSPLHDGAVIIVDNRIMTASSVLPLSDSDDLPPQFGLRHRAAIGVTEVSEAFAVIVSEETGEISFAKDGNINMNLTAQELEKILAEEL; this is encoded by the coding sequence ATGGATGGACTGGATTTCAATCTCTTAAGTGGCTTTCGTCTGCTTGACTTTATCGATATCATTCTCGTAGCTATCATTATTTACTATGTGTATAGCCTGATCAAAGGAACTATTGCCGTTAATATTTTAATCGGGGTGGGGCTTTTCTATGGTATCTATCTTGTTGTGAAGCAGATGGAAATGCGCTTACTGACGGAAATATTCGGAGGATTCATATCCGTAGGGTCCATTGCACTGATCGTTGTATTCCAGCAGGAGATACGACGCTTCTTGCTGCACATCGGAAAGAACATCTCGTTGCGCCGTAAGAAGTTCTTTTGGTCGGTATTTGGAACGAAAAAGACAACGCACGCAGATAATACGGAATTCATAAAGCCTATTGTCGAAGCCTGCCAGAACATGTCAAAATCGAAAACTGGTGCTTTGCTAGTCTTCTCGCGTTATTTTGATGAAGAATACTACCAAACCAGCGGTACGATCATCGATGCTCCCGTGTCGAAGCGTCTTCTGGAGAGTATATTCTTTAAGAACTCCCCTTTGCACGATGGGGCTGTGATCATCGTTGATAACCGAATTATGACGGCGAGCTCGGTATTGCCGCTTTCAGATTCTGATGATCTGCCGCCACAGTTCGGACTTCGACATCGTGCTGCAATCGGCGTAACGGAAGTTTCTGAAGCCTTCGCGGTCATCGTCTCAGAAGAAACAGGGGAGATCTCCTTTGCCAAAGATGGTAATATAAATATGAACCTAACAGCACAAGAGTTAGAGAAGATTCTTGCGGAAGAACTCTAG
- a CDS encoding DUF5683 domain-containing protein — MRFTLLLAFLFSFSLSIAQVKDSIPETKKTVKLQDSVDMKAIQDSTKLKEAQDSTKKETRAERKAREKAEKERAKYYYKNIKKDSARLEIEHLSRVAWKRSLILPGWGQYTNKGLWWIKVPIIYGGFVTSYVVFDYWQWYYKEFLAELRYRQEFGTGTDSALGQWDEAGLIKQKDYTRRNRDLTILVTVGWYGLNIVEAYVDSMLKNRWNVSNDLSLKISPTFLPTYASMPGMGMGPINGRSLLTPGMKMTFTIK, encoded by the coding sequence ATGAGATTTACATTGCTACTTGCTTTTCTATTTTCCTTTTCGCTCAGCATCGCGCAAGTTAAGGACAGCATTCCGGAGACTAAGAAAACGGTGAAACTCCAGGATTCGGTGGATATGAAAGCCATCCAGGATTCCACAAAACTTAAGGAAGCACAAGATTCCACTAAAAAAGAGACACGTGCGGAACGGAAAGCTCGGGAAAAAGCAGAGAAGGAAAGAGCAAAATATTACTATAAGAATATCAAGAAAGACTCTGCTAGGTTAGAGATTGAGCACTTATCCCGCGTTGCGTGGAAGCGTTCATTGATCCTACCTGGGTGGGGCCAATATACCAATAAAGGATTGTGGTGGATTAAAGTCCCAATAATCTATGGGGGCTTTGTAACCTCTTATGTCGTATTCGATTATTGGCAATGGTACTATAAGGAGTTCCTTGCAGAGTTGAGATACAGACAGGAGTTCGGAACAGGTACGGACTCTGCGCTTGGTCAATGGGATGAAGCAGGGTTAATCAAGCAGAAAGATTACACGCGCAGAAATCGTGATTTGACCATCTTGGTAACAGTTGGATGGTATGGGCTCAATATTGTTGAAGCCTACGTGGATTCGATGTTGAAGAATCGGTGGAATGTAAGCAACGACTTGAGTCTAAAAATATCTCCCACGTTCTTGCCAACTTACGCTTCTATGCCTGGCATGGGTATGGGGCCAATTAACGGTAGAAGCTTGCTGACACCGGGAATGAAAATGACATTTACCATCAAATAA
- a CDS encoding pyridoxine 5'-phosphate synthase produces the protein MTKLSVNINKIATLRNSRGGNVPNVLAAALACERFGAEGITVHPRPDERHIRYQDVYDLKANIQTEFNIEGNCQEQKFIDLVLANTPTQVTLVPDALGQITSNHGWDTIKYKDYLSDMVKLFKDKGIRVSIFVDPIEDMVEAAAETGTDRIELYTEAFAAEYGFNKEEAIAPYFKAALKAREVGLGLNAGHDLDLNNLQYFNQHIPELLEVSIGHALIADALYLGLEETIKRYLAALK, from the coding sequence ATGACTAAACTATCCGTAAATATTAACAAAATAGCGACATTACGTAATTCGAGAGGTGGCAATGTCCCGAATGTATTAGCAGCTGCACTTGCGTGCGAACGCTTCGGAGCCGAAGGAATTACCGTTCATCCTAGACCCGACGAGCGCCATATCCGTTATCAGGATGTGTATGATCTGAAGGCAAATATTCAGACCGAGTTCAATATCGAAGGGAACTGTCAGGAGCAAAAGTTTATTGACTTGGTGTTGGCCAATACGCCGACGCAAGTAACCTTAGTACCGGACGCATTAGGTCAGATTACATCAAATCATGGATGGGATACCATTAAATACAAAGATTATCTTTCGGATATGGTGAAGCTATTTAAAGACAAGGGTATTCGCGTATCTATTTTTGTCGATCCGATTGAGGATATGGTGGAGGCGGCAGCAGAAACCGGCACCGACCGTATCGAGCTATATACCGAAGCTTTTGCTGCGGAATATGGCTTTAACAAGGAAGAGGCTATCGCACCTTATTTTAAAGCGGCACTGAAAGCGCGCGAAGTAGGACTAGGTTTGAACGCCGGTCATGATTTGGATTTAAATAACTTGCAATATTTCAATCAGCATATTCCAGAATTATTAGAGGTGAGCATCGGGCATGCATTAATTGCAGATGCGCTATACTTAGGTTTGGAGGAAACTATCAAACGCTATCTGGCAGCGTTGAAATAG